In Kryptolebias marmoratus isolate JLee-2015 linkage group LG4, ASM164957v2, whole genome shotgun sequence, the following proteins share a genomic window:
- the ppp1r3db gene encoding protein phosphatase 1, regulatory subunit 3Db → MWLHLGSKHLPDSTQGHMKETSSTRTHCKGIFDMKNMAESLGETVPPRITTTIRLRDIYDPKPQPSKAPVRIRPPAPKLSSIMEQDLEDNLPSATPTNTIRRKRAQSLPSCSETKKELRRGQVRFVDALGLDLEEVKVFKVQEHPMIPQHVMFRLMMSSELIFGKSAELSLPYFKPCFPENLGAQPDFLKRLHSQRVCLEQVVCSEQGITGTVQVLNLAFEKNVKVHYSFTNWRTHTDTTASWVSIGHHASETDLFRFHLPVPPFILQPGAILEFAICYHVKGCEHWDNNNGNNYKLSCHSYKVTVPRECEDSLLHFT, encoded by the exons ATGTGGCTGCACCTGGGTTCAAAACATCTTCCAGATAGCACACAAGGTCACATGAAAGAGACCAGTTCTACAAGAACACACTGTAAAG GTATATTTGATATGAAGAACATGGCTGAGTCTCTTGGTGAGACAGTTCCTCCCAGGATAACCACAACCATCCGCCTGCGAGACATCTATGATCCCAAACCTCAGCCTTCTAAAGCTCCTGTTCGGATCCGGCCCCCGGCCCCAAAACTTTCCTCTATAATGGAGCAAGATTTAGAGGACAACCTTCCCAGTGCCACCCCAACAAACACGATCAGGAGGAAACGAGCTCAGTCTCTTCCTTCGTGTTCGGAAACAAAGAAGGAACTAAGGCGGGGTCAGGTACGCTTCGTGGATGCACTGGGCCTTGATCTGGAAGAAGTTAAGGTTTTCAAAGTTCAAGAGCACCCTATGATACCCCAACATGTTATGTTCAGGCTAATGATGAGCTCGGAACTAATTTTTGGAAAGTCAGCAGAGCTGAGCCTGCCTTATTTCAAACCCTGTTTCCCTGAAAATCTGGGGGCTCAGCCAGACTTCCTAAAGCGTCTACACTCTCAGAGAGTGTGTTTGGAGCAGGTGGTGTGTTCAGAGCAAGGGATTACGGGCACCGTACAGGTACTTAATCTGGCTTTTGAGAAAAACGTCAAAGTACACTACTCTTTCACCAACTggaggacacacacagacacaacagCATCCTGGGTATCAATTGGGCACCATGCCTCAGAAACAGATCTGTTCAGGTTTCATCTGCCTGTCCCACCCTTCATATTGCAGCCAGGGGCCATCTTGGAATTTGCCATCTGTTACCATGTAAAAGGATGTGAACACTGGGACAACAACAACGGCAACAATTACAAACTGTCATGCCACAGCTACAAGGTGACCGTGCCAAGGGAGTGTGAGGACAGCCTGCTGCACTTCACCTGA